The genomic window AACCGGGCCGGGACGCTCATGCTGCTGCGGGAGCTGCTGCCGTCGTTGATCGAGGGCGGGGAGGACGGCCGGGAGCTGGCCGACGTGGTGCGGTTCGTCTCGGGAAACGACCACTTCTTCCTCAACCTCGTGATGCCCGCGTGCAAGCTCGCGGGGCAGGCGGCCTCGGGAATCGCCGGGAGCACCGTGGTGACCGTGATGGCGCGCAACGGGACCGACTTCGGGATTCAGACCTCGGGGACCGGCGATCGGTGGTTCACCGCCCCGGCGAACACGCCCGAGGGGCTCTTCCTCGCCGGGTACGGGCCCGACGACGCCAACCCGGACATCGGCGACTCGGCCATCACCGAGACGGCGGGGGTCGGCGGGTTCGCGATGGCGGCCGCACCGGCGATCGCGCGGCTGGTCGGCGGGACGGCGGCGACCGCGGTGGCGACCACGCGGCTGATGTACGAGATCACGCTGACCGAGAACCCCGCGTTCACGGTGCCGGCGCTCGACTTCCGCGGTACGCCGACCGGGATCGACGTGAGCCGGGTCGTGCGCACGGGAGTGCTGCCGCAGATCAACACCGGCATGGCCGGCCGGGTGGCGGGAACCGGACAAGTGGGCGCAGGGCTGGTGACGCCGCCGATGGAGTGCTTCACTCAGGCGCTCGGCGCGCTGGCAGAACTCGCACGAGCAGCGGATGAGGCTGCGTAACCAGACACAAACTGATGAGGCAGCACAACTAACCGCGCGGCACGGAGCACGAAGCGCGAAGCACGGAGCAGGGAGCACGAAGCAGGGAGCAGGGAGCAGGGAGCAGGGAGCAGGGAGCAAGGCAGACCACAGCAAAACCTGACAGCCCACCCGAAGCTGAATCACCGCAAAACGTAGCACCCGCATCCGCCTTGCGATCCGTACCACACCCCAGCTCACCCCACTCCCCCGGCTCGGTACGGTAGCGCCGTGCTCAGCGCCTTCATACCCATCTGGTTGCTCACCGCCCTCGGCTACCTCACCGCCCGGTTCAACCTCGTGGGGGCGGGGGCGGCGGATGTGGAGGCGGTGCTGGGCCGGTTCGTGTTCCGCGTGGCGATGCCGGCCTCGCTGTTCGGGATGCTGGCCAGGTCCGACCTACACGCGCTGGCCAACACCTCGATCGTGGCGTTCGGTGTCAGTTCGCTCGCGTGCTGTGGGCTGGGGCTGGCCCTGGGCACGCGGGTGTTCGGGCGCGACGTCTCGAACGGCGCCGTCGTCGGGATGGCATCCGGGTACGTCAACTCCGCGAATCTGGGCATCCCGGTGGCGATCCAGGTGCTGGGGAACGCCGTCTTCCTGTCGACCGTGATCCTGTTCAACACCGTGCTTGTGACGCCGATCGTGCTGACGCTCATGGGGTTGCGCGGCGAGGCTTCGCCCGGGGCGCGGCAGCGGTTGCGGAGCATAGCGTTGCTGCCGGTACACAATCCGATCATCATCGCCTCCGCCCTCGGGGCACTGGTCTCGGGGACCCACTTCCACGTGCCGGCGGACGTCAGCAGTGCGCTCAGCCTGCTCGGCGGGGCCGCGGTGCCGATCGCCCTGATCACGCTCGGTATGTCGCTGCGCGTCGACAAGGCCGCCGCTCCGGTGCTCGGGGAGGTGAGGTCCCGCAAGTCACTTCTCGCCGAAACCGGCATATCCATCGTCCTGAAGACCGCCCT from Catenulispora sp. GP43 includes these protein-coding regions:
- a CDS encoding AEC family transporter encodes the protein MLSAFIPIWLLTALGYLTARFNLVGAGAADVEAVLGRFVFRVAMPASLFGMLARSDLHALANTSIVAFGVSSLACCGLGLALGTRVFGRDVSNGAVVGMASGYVNSANLGIPVAIQVLGNAVFLSTVILFNTVLVTPIVLTLMGLRGEASPGARQRLRSIALLPVHNPIIIASALGALVSGTHFHVPADVSSALSLLGGAAVPIALITLGMSLRVDKAAAPVLGEVRSRKSLLAETGISIVLKTALQPVLAYLLAHYVLNLPAHDVLAVTLCAALPTAQNVFIYASEYALDTVFARNAVIFSTVASMAGLWTVAAVLK